Proteins encoded in a region of the Nitrospirota bacterium genome:
- a CDS encoding rubrerythrin family protein, translating to MGKSLKGTKSHDNLKGAFAGESQANRRYLYFARRADIEGFPDIGGLFRDTSEAETGHAFGHLDFLKEVGDPATGVPIGNTEANLKSAIEGETYEYTQMYPGMAKTARDEGFAELAEWFETLAKAERSHANRFTKGLDSLKQL from the coding sequence ATGGGGAAAAGTTTGAAGGGAACGAAGAGCCACGACAATCTCAAGGGAGCCTTTGCCGGTGAATCGCAGGCCAATCGGCGCTATCTCTATTTTGCCAGGCGGGCGGACATCGAGGGCTTTCCTGATATCGGAGGTCTGTTTCGCGATACGTCAGAGGCGGAAACTGGCCATGCCTTCGGGCATCTGGACTTCTTGAAGGAAGTCGGCGATCCGGCGACCGGGGTGCCGATCGGCAATACCGAAGCCAACCTGAAGTCGGCGATTGAGGGCGAAACCTACGAGTATACCCAGATGTATCCCGGTATGGCCAAAACGGCTCGGGACGAGGGATTCGCTGAACTGGCCGAATGGTTCGAGACCCTCGCCAAGGCGGAGCGGTCCCATGCGAATCGTTTCACGAAGGGACTCGACAGCCTGAAGCAGCTCTAG
- a CDS encoding heterodisulfide reductase-related iron-sulfur binding cluster: MNGLSLLNPIDPAQLQKDTQRIYEVCDGCRRCFNLCPSFNTLLDGIDRYEGDVAQLTATDHSRVVDECYYCKLCYNHCPYTPPHQYGLDFPRLMIAWKKHLAATRGVSWRDWLLLKTDIIGTLGSLMAPIANWLLGLRFLRAATEPLVGVHRDRQVLPFAAETFTHWWERRGAAQVPASAPRKVALFGSCLVNYQATDIGKATIQVLEKNGVHVVIPEQRCCGMPSFDIGDTAAIQQAASSNVASFLPWVEKGYEVVVPVPSCSLMWKREYPEIVGGPDVRRVAERTFDVCEYLMKMKREGALATDFPQKPGRVAYQVPCHLRDQNIGFKSKELMECAGAQVEVIEKCSGHDGSWSAKTEFFPLSMLIAQKAVRVIEEAPADLIASDCPLAGLQLDQAGAMAHTGGRSTKHPIQIVRDAYGLTS; this comes from the coding sequence GTGAATGGTCTGAGCCTGCTCAATCCCATCGATCCCGCACAGCTCCAGAAAGACACGCAGCGCATTTACGAAGTCTGCGATGGCTGTCGGCGCTGTTTCAACCTCTGCCCCTCCTTCAACACGCTGCTGGACGGTATCGACCGGTATGAGGGCGACGTCGCTCAGTTGACGGCTACTGATCATAGCCGGGTTGTCGACGAATGTTATTACTGTAAGCTGTGCTATAACCACTGCCCCTATACGCCGCCGCACCAGTATGGGCTCGATTTCCCCCGTTTGATGATCGCCTGGAAGAAGCATCTGGCTGCGACGCGCGGGGTGAGCTGGCGCGATTGGCTCTTGCTCAAGACGGATATCATCGGCACCCTTGGCAGTCTGATGGCGCCGATTGCCAATTGGCTATTGGGCCTTCGGTTTCTTCGAGCAGCGACGGAACCGCTCGTGGGTGTACATCGGGATCGGCAGGTCCTGCCCTTTGCGGCAGAGACCTTTACCCATTGGTGGGAGCGTCGAGGGGCGGCACAGGTTCCTGCCTCCGCGCCGCGGAAGGTCGCGCTCTTTGGGAGCTGCCTGGTCAACTATCAAGCGACTGACATTGGGAAAGCGACGATTCAAGTCCTCGAGAAAAATGGTGTCCATGTCGTGATTCCCGAACAGCGTTGTTGCGGCATGCCCTCGTTCGACATTGGGGATACGGCCGCGATTCAGCAGGCCGCTTCGTCGAATGTCGCCTCGTTTCTGCCCTGGGTTGAGAAAGGGTATGAGGTTGTCGTGCCGGTGCCCAGTTGCAGCCTGATGTGGAAGCGGGAATATCCGGAGATCGTCGGTGGTCCTGACGTGCGGCGCGTGGCGGAACGGACGTTCGACGTCTGCGAATACCTCATGAAGATGAAGCGGGAGGGTGCCTTGGCGACCGACTTTCCGCAGAAGCCCGGGCGAGTGGCCTATCAGGTGCCGTGCCATCTGCGGGATCAAAACATCGGATTCAAATCCAAGGAACTGATGGAATGTGCCGGTGCGCAGGTCGAGGTGATTGAGAAATGTTCCGGCCACGATGGTTCCTGGTCCGCCAAGACGGAATTCTTTCCCCTGTCGATGCTGATTGCGCAGAAGGCCGTTCGCGTCATTGAGGAGGCTCCGGCAGATCTGATCGCCTCCGATTGCCCGCTGGCAGGATTGCAGTTGGATCAAGCCGGCGCCATGGCTCATACCGGCGGCAGGTCGACCAAACACCCGATTCAAATTGTGCGCGATGCCTATGGGTTGACATCATGA
- a CDS encoding DUF3501 family protein — MNCLTSQDLLPAAVYEQQREPFRAQIIALKQRRRISVGPLITLVFENRETLRFQTQEMIRVEQILDPHKAQEELDVYNALMPGVGEVSATLMIEITEQDRMKEWLDMFMGLDHGEKIAIRAGTEHVFGEFEGGHSHETKISAVHFVRFKPTASMIASFADLHVPVSLTVHHCEYHAEAPVPGSMREEWLKDLQ, encoded by the coding sequence ATGAACTGTTTAACGTCCCAAGACCTCTTGCCTGCCGCAGTCTATGAGCAGCAGCGGGAGCCCTTTCGTGCGCAGATTATCGCGCTTAAGCAGCGGCGTAGGATTTCTGTCGGGCCGCTTATCACACTGGTCTTTGAGAATCGCGAGACGTTACGGTTTCAGACTCAGGAAATGATTCGAGTCGAACAAATCCTCGATCCCCACAAAGCTCAAGAAGAATTGGACGTCTATAATGCCCTCATGCCAGGAGTCGGCGAAGTGAGCGCCACGCTCATGATTGAGATTACGGAACAGGATCGGATGAAGGAATGGCTCGATATGTTCATGGGGCTCGACCACGGAGAGAAAATCGCGATCCGCGCCGGGACGGAGCATGTATTCGGGGAGTTCGAGGGGGGGCACAGTCATGAAACAAAAATCAGTGCCGTGCATTTTGTGCGATTCAAGCCGACCGCATCGATGATCGCGTCGTTTGCCGATCTACATGTGCCGGTCTCCTTGACGGTCCATCATTGCGAATACCATGCTGAGGCGCCTGTTCCTGGAAGCATGCGTGAGGAATGGCTCAAAGATCTTCAGTAG
- a CDS encoding 6-carboxytetrahydropterin synthase, translated as MPSVLLTKRIEFAAAHRYIKPEWDEAKNRAVFGLCYNPPAHGHNYMVEVTVLGEVDPKTGMVVNLFDLKRVLLDVLEEFDHKNLNLDMSYFTDRIPTSENLARLLWTKLELQKEIGTLHTIRLYEDEDLYAEVTAVAGLDVASVTRRYSFTAVQDGNQGREWDCFVTVHGAIDAVTGMVTDIGALNRLVQGTVVQAFDHQDLRQVIGAQVVTGEQLVEHIWKQLASSLSAGRLSNVRLVQSRDLVFEFAG; from the coding sequence ATGCCATCGGTCTTGCTGACGAAACGTATCGAATTTGCGGCGGCGCATCGCTATATCAAGCCTGAATGGGATGAGGCCAAGAACCGTGCGGTGTTCGGCCTTTGTTACAACCCGCCTGCGCATGGACATAACTACATGGTCGAGGTGACGGTCTTGGGTGAAGTGGATCCGAAGACCGGTATGGTGGTGAATCTCTTCGACTTGAAGCGGGTCTTGCTCGATGTGCTGGAGGAGTTCGACCATAAGAACCTGAACCTGGACATGTCGTATTTTACGGACCGGATTCCTACGTCAGAAAATCTGGCGCGCCTGCTTTGGACCAAATTGGAACTGCAGAAGGAGATCGGCACACTCCACACGATTCGATTATACGAGGACGAAGACCTCTATGCAGAGGTAACTGCCGTGGCCGGTCTCGACGTCGCCAGTGTGACCAGGCGCTATTCGTTTACGGCGGTGCAGGATGGCAATCAGGGACGCGAGTGGGACTGCTTTGTGACGGTCCATGGCGCCATCGATGCCGTGACCGGCATGGTCACCGACATCGGGGCGCTCAACCGTTTGGTCCAAGGGACAGTCGTGCAGGCCTTTGACCATCAGGACCTTCGTCAGGTCATCGGGGCTCAGGTCGTGACCGGCGAGCAGCTGGTCGAGCATATCTGGAAGCAACTGGCCTCTTCTCTTTCAGCGGGCAGACTCTCGAACGTGCGTCTTGTGCAGTCTCGTGACTTGGTCTTCGAGTTTGCTGGATGA
- a CDS encoding nuclear transport factor 2 family protein: MTTRLICGLLMLCLLWPAVARSAEDGETIERTVKDAAMAAATFSETRDTQSVLKLYTMDYVGIQDGETEGRDSIEKWLSDYESELDKGSTLRFIGALSNLNVRTTSSTAWATYDYVFQAIRKGEFEAQDSGQCTALLRKDGPRWLIFHEHCSKTRSGFVK; encoded by the coding sequence ATGACGACACGGCTGATCTGTGGACTGCTAATGCTGTGCCTCTTGTGGCCTGCGGTCGCCAGGTCTGCCGAAGATGGGGAAACGATCGAGAGGACCGTCAAGGATGCCGCCATGGCGGCGGCGACTTTCTCGGAAACCAGAGACACACAATCCGTCTTGAAGCTCTACACCATGGACTACGTCGGCATTCAGGATGGCGAGACGGAGGGACGAGACTCCATTGAAAAGTGGCTGTCGGACTATGAGTCTGAGCTCGACAAAGGCAGTACCCTGCGGTTTATCGGCGCCCTGTCGAATTTAAACGTTCGAACGACCAGCTCGACAGCCTGGGCGACCTACGACTATGTGTTTCAGGCGATCAGGAAAGGCGAATTCGAAGCACAGGACTCCGGACAATGTACCGCTCTCTTGCGCAAGGATGGCCCCCGTTGGCTCATTTTCCACGAGCATTGCTCGAAGACACGGTCTGGGTTCGTGAAGTAA
- a CDS encoding ATP-binding protein, whose product MGSPSPTSDRPRYDPQVLLNSQPVIVTVIDPSNHQIQFQNDTGLKRYGDLAGASCHDKLIGCPSPCSFCRMPEALTSSAVISREITLPGDKFLLVHWSKASTADGQTHVIETIVDITEHKRTTAALHQSQKMEAVGRLAGGITHDFNNLMMVVIGHAQRVLQQLGAHPARQELEMISQAGLRAAALTKKLLTFSRRQVFEPKELPVNQAIRELEDILQRLIGEQIQMVVVLHPRTGHALVDPVQLEQVIMNLVLNARDAMPDGGLINIETDNIDLDEQFSNSHPGSTPGPYVKIMVQDAGCGMDRETLTHIFEPFFTTKCPEHGVGLGLATVYGIVKQSQGYIEVSSEPGRGSRFTVYLPRVGQPEIETETPQAGKPTLVPQDTILVVEDEEGIRSLITTVLQDQGYQVLAAGDGIQALQGLQILKGQCSLVITDVIMPRMKSSTFIDGVHAMRPETKVLYMSGYAGDTLLANGVQDDMPFLPKPFLPTTLIEKVRELLQTAQQR is encoded by the coding sequence ATGGGATCTCCATCACCGACGTCCGATCGACCGCGCTACGACCCACAGGTCTTGTTGAACTCACAACCGGTGATCGTCACGGTCATCGACCCCTCGAATCACCAGATCCAGTTCCAGAACGACACAGGCCTCAAGAGGTACGGCGATCTCGCCGGAGCCTCCTGCCATGACAAACTTATCGGATGCCCCTCCCCCTGCTCATTCTGCCGCATGCCGGAAGCGCTGACTTCGAGCGCCGTCATTTCCAGAGAAATCACGCTCCCTGGGGATAAGTTTCTCCTCGTCCATTGGTCCAAAGCTTCCACCGCCGACGGGCAGACCCACGTGATCGAAACGATCGTCGATATCACTGAACATAAACGAACGACCGCAGCGCTGCACCAATCGCAGAAGATGGAAGCGGTCGGACGATTGGCGGGCGGCATTACACATGATTTCAACAACCTGATGATGGTCGTGATCGGACATGCCCAACGGGTGCTGCAGCAACTGGGAGCCCACCCGGCCCGTCAGGAGTTAGAAATGATCAGCCAGGCCGGATTGCGGGCGGCAGCGCTGACTAAGAAGCTGCTTACGTTTAGCAGGCGGCAAGTGTTCGAACCGAAAGAATTGCCGGTGAATCAAGCCATCCGCGAGTTGGAAGATATTCTTCAGCGGCTGATCGGGGAGCAGATTCAGATGGTTGTCGTGCTCCATCCCCGGACAGGTCATGCGCTGGTCGATCCCGTGCAGCTCGAACAAGTGATCATGAACCTCGTCTTAAATGCCCGCGATGCGATGCCGGACGGTGGCCTCATCAATATCGAGACGGATAACATCGACTTAGACGAGCAATTCTCGAACTCGCACCCAGGCTCCACACCTGGACCCTACGTCAAGATTATGGTGCAGGATGCGGGATGCGGGATGGATAGGGAAACATTGACCCACATTTTTGAACCATTTTTCACGACAAAATGCCCGGAGCATGGAGTTGGGCTCGGGCTCGCCACCGTGTATGGTATCGTCAAGCAAAGCCAGGGCTATATCGAGGTCAGCAGTGAACCGGGGCGAGGCTCTCGCTTTACCGTCTACCTCCCGCGTGTAGGACAGCCTGAGATCGAAACTGAGACGCCTCAGGCAGGAAAACCAACCCTCGTGCCACAAGATACAATTCTCGTGGTAGAGGATGAGGAGGGCATCAGGAGTTTGATTACGACGGTCCTGCAGGATCAGGGCTACCAGGTGCTGGCAGCAGGCGATGGGATTCAAGCCTTACAGGGCCTGCAAATACTCAAAGGACAATGTTCTCTCGTCATTACCGACGTCATCATGCCTCGGATGAAAAGCTCCACGTTTATCGATGGTGTCCATGCGATGCGGCCAGAAACCAAGGTGCTCTATATGTCAGGCTACGCAGGCGACACCCTTCTGGCTAACGGGGTACAGGACGACATGCCCTTCCTGCCAAAGCCCTTCCTGCCTACCACGCTCATCGAGAAAGTCCGGGAACTCCTGCAGACGGCTCAGCAGCGCTGA
- a CDS encoding thioredoxin family protein — MAGTVEDVRDENYKEFTDAPAAIVAYGLATCEPCKTYDPILEETAAKFPGVKVGKAKMHVPGRCREIKKSHTFETYPTTHLFAHGKLLLTREGVVEPAELASLISDHLLK; from the coding sequence ATGGCAGGAACAGTCGAAGACGTCAGAGACGAAAACTATAAGGAATTCACCGACGCGCCCGCTGCGATCGTCGCCTACGGCCTCGCGACCTGTGAGCCCTGCAAGACCTACGACCCGATCCTGGAGGAGACCGCCGCCAAGTTCCCCGGTGTAAAAGTCGGCAAAGCGAAGATGCATGTCCCTGGCCGATGCCGAGAGATTAAAAAGAGCCATACCTTCGAAACCTACCCCACCACGCACCTCTTTGCACATGGCAAGCTGCTCCTGACCCGCGAAGGTGTCGTCGAGCCAGCAGAACTCGCCTCGTTGATTTCAGACCACCTGCTCAAGTAG
- a CDS encoding peroxiredoxin, with protein MSDVAAEIKVGDTAPDFDLKDQDQKDVKLSDYRGKKNVVLCFYPLDWSPVCQGENKCLTDDFPKFQSANAELFGVSCDSFFSHKAWADSMDLKHRLLSDVHRTTAKAYGLYFEPLNCSKRATVIVDKNGKVAYAKVQEIKVAREDKDILAALAKLS; from the coding sequence ATGAGCGACGTAGCAGCAGAAATTAAGGTTGGCGATACCGCACCGGATTTTGACTTGAAGGATCAGGACCAGAAGGACGTGAAGCTGAGCGACTACCGCGGCAAGAAGAATGTCGTGCTCTGCTTCTATCCTCTAGATTGGAGCCCGGTCTGTCAGGGCGAGAACAAGTGTCTAACCGACGACTTCCCCAAGTTCCAATCGGCCAACGCAGAATTGTTCGGCGTCAGCTGCGACAGCTTCTTTTCGCACAAGGCCTGGGCTGATTCCATGGACCTCAAGCACCGTCTCTTGTCGGACGTGCACCGGACCACGGCGAAGGCCTATGGTCTCTACTTTGAGCCATTGAACTGCTCAAAGCGTGCAACCGTCATCGTCGACAAGAACGGTAAGGTCGCCTACGCGAAGGTGCAGGAGATCAAAGTGGCGCGAGAAGACAAGGACATCCTCGCGGCCCTCGCGAAGCTGAGCTAG